The following coding sequences are from one Streptomyces sp. NBC_01294 window:
- a CDS encoding glycosyltransferase family 2 protein: MRLGAVIITMGNRPDELKALLDSVARQEGDPVEVVVVGQGVQVTGLPEGVRSIDLPENLGIPGGRNVGIEAFGPGGRDVDALLFLDDDGLLERTDTAELCRQAFAEDPALGIISFRIADPETGVTQRRHVPRLRASDPMRSSRVTTFLGGANAVRTTVFEQVGALPGEFFYAHEETDLAWRALDAGWLIDYRADMVLLHPTTAPSRHGVYHRMVARNRVWLARRNLPAPLVPVYLGVWLLLTLVRKPSGPALKAWFGGFREGWNTPCGPRRPMRWRTVWRLTRLGRPPVI; the protein is encoded by the coding sequence ATGCGGCTGGGCGCCGTGATCATCACGATGGGCAACCGGCCCGACGAGCTCAAGGCGCTCCTCGACTCGGTGGCCCGCCAGGAGGGCGACCCCGTCGAGGTCGTCGTCGTGGGCCAGGGCGTGCAGGTCACCGGGCTGCCCGAGGGCGTCCGCAGCATCGACCTGCCGGAGAACCTGGGCATCCCGGGCGGGCGCAACGTCGGCATCGAGGCCTTCGGCCCCGGCGGCCGTGACGTGGACGCGCTGCTCTTCCTGGACGACGACGGCCTGCTGGAGCGCACCGACACCGCCGAGCTGTGCCGGCAGGCGTTCGCCGAGGACCCCGCGCTCGGGATCATCAGCTTCCGGATCGCCGATCCGGAGACCGGTGTGACGCAACGCCGGCACGTGCCGCGGCTGCGCGCCTCCGACCCGATGCGCTCCTCCCGCGTGACCACCTTCCTGGGCGGCGCCAACGCGGTCCGCACGACGGTGTTCGAGCAGGTCGGAGCGCTGCCGGGGGAGTTCTTCTACGCTCACGAGGAGACCGATCTGGCCTGGCGGGCGCTCGACGCCGGGTGGCTGATCGACTACCGCGCGGACATGGTGCTGCTGCACCCGACGACTGCCCCCTCCCGGCACGGGGTCTATCACCGTATGGTGGCTCGTAACCGGGTGTGGCTCGCCCGCCGCAACCTGCCCGCTCCGCTGGTCCCGGTCTACCTGGGCGTCTGGCTCCTGCTGACGCTCGTGCGCAAGCCGTCGGGACCCGCGCTCAAGGCCTGGTTCGGCGGTTTCCGGGAGGGTTGGAACACTCCCTGCGGACCTCGCCGCCCGATGAGATGGCGTACGGTCTGGCGTTTGACCCGGCTGGGCCGACCACCTGTCATCTGA
- a CDS encoding CDP-alcohol phosphatidyltransferase family protein, which yields MPRPSVAELRPVVHPAGVKDRVSGEHWGGRLYMREISLRITRLLVTTKVTPNQLTYVMTLAGVLALPALLVPGIWGAVLGVVAVQLYLLLDCVDGEVARWKKQYSLSGVYLDRVGAYLCDAAVLVGFGLRAADLWGTGRVDWLWAFLGTLAALGAILIKAETDLVGVARHQAGKPVVKDAAAEPRAKGMALARRAAAALKFHRLILGIEASLLILVLAVLDQMRGDLYWSRVGVAVLAAIAVLQTVLHLVSVLASSRLK from the coding sequence ATGCCAAGACCATCCGTAGCTGAACTCCGGCCCGTCGTTCACCCGGCGGGCGTCAAGGACCGGGTCAGCGGCGAGCACTGGGGCGGGCGCCTCTACATGCGCGAGATCTCCCTGCGCATCACCCGCCTCCTGGTCACCACCAAGGTCACGCCGAACCAGCTGACCTACGTGATGACCCTCGCCGGCGTGCTGGCCCTCCCGGCCCTGCTGGTGCCCGGCATCTGGGGCGCCGTCCTCGGCGTGGTGGCCGTCCAGCTGTACCTGCTGCTCGACTGCGTCGACGGCGAGGTCGCCCGCTGGAAGAAGCAGTACTCGCTCTCCGGGGTCTACCTGGACCGGGTCGGCGCCTACCTGTGCGACGCGGCCGTGCTGGTCGGCTTCGGCCTGCGCGCCGCGGACCTGTGGGGCACCGGGCGCGTCGACTGGCTGTGGGCCTTCCTGGGCACCCTCGCGGCGCTCGGCGCGATCCTGATCAAGGCCGAGACCGACCTGGTCGGCGTCGCCCGCCACCAGGCCGGGAAGCCGGTGGTCAAGGACGCCGCGGCCGAGCCGCGCGCGAAGGGCATGGCGCTCGCCCGCCGGGCCGCCGCCGCCCTCAAGTTCCACCGCCTGATCCTCGGCATCGAGGCCTCGCTGCTCATCCTGGTGCTGGCCGTCCTGGACCAGATGCGCGGCGACCTGTACTGGTCCCGGGTCGGGGTCGCCGTACTGGCCGCCATCGCCGTGCTCCAGACGGTGCTGCACCTCGTGTCGGTCCTGGCCTCCAGCAGGCTCAAGTGA
- a CDS encoding iron-containing alcohol dehydrogenase family protein: MPVLTRLIPSPVVVDISRGAMDDLAGLLADQRISASGKLAIAISGGSGVALRAKLEPVLPHADWYAVVDGTIDSAVKLADDIKGRRYDAVVGLGGGKIIDVAKYAAARVGLPMVAVATNLSHDGICSPVSILDNDNGRGSYGVPTPIAMVIDLDVIKHAPVRFIRAGIGDAISNISAIADWELSHEITGEPVDGLAAAMARTAGESVLRHPGGCGDDEFLTVLAESLVLTGIAMSISGDTRPASGACHEISHAFDLLYPGRSALHGEQVGLGAAFAMHLRGAEEKSGLFVEVLRRHGLPVAPEEIGFSIDEFVAAVEYAPQTRPGRFTILEHLNLSAAEIRDAYADYAKTIRS, from the coding sequence ATGCCAGTACTGACGAGGCTCATCCCCTCGCCCGTCGTCGTCGACATCAGTCGCGGGGCGATGGACGATCTGGCCGGCCTCCTGGCCGACCAGCGGATCTCCGCCTCAGGCAAGCTGGCCATAGCGATCAGCGGAGGCTCCGGCGTGGCGCTGCGCGCCAAGCTGGAGCCCGTTCTGCCGCACGCCGACTGGTACGCCGTCGTCGACGGGACCATCGACTCCGCGGTCAAGCTGGCCGACGACATAAAGGGCCGCCGCTACGACGCCGTCGTGGGCCTGGGCGGCGGCAAGATCATCGACGTGGCCAAGTACGCCGCGGCGCGGGTCGGGCTGCCCATGGTGGCCGTCGCCACCAACCTCTCCCACGACGGCATCTGCTCGCCGGTGTCCATCCTGGACAACGACAACGGCCGCGGTTCCTACGGCGTGCCCACCCCGATCGCCATGGTGATCGACCTCGACGTGATCAAGCACGCCCCGGTGCGGTTCATCCGCGCCGGCATCGGCGACGCGATCTCCAACATCTCGGCCATCGCCGACTGGGAGCTCTCGCACGAGATCACCGGCGAGCCCGTCGACGGCCTGGCCGCCGCCATGGCCCGTACCGCCGGCGAGTCCGTGCTGCGTCACCCCGGCGGCTGCGGCGACGACGAGTTCCTCACCGTGCTCGCCGAGTCGCTCGTCCTCACCGGCATCGCCATGTCGATCAGCGGGGACACCCGCCCCGCGTCGGGGGCCTGCCACGAGATCAGCCACGCCTTCGACCTGCTCTACCCGGGGCGCTCCGCGCTCCACGGCGAGCAGGTCGGCCTCGGCGCCGCCTTCGCGATGCACCTGCGGGGGGCCGAGGAGAAGTCCGGGCTCTTCGTGGAGGTGCTGCGCCGGCACGGCCTGCCGGTGGCGCCGGAGGAGATCGGCTTCAGCATCGACGAGTTCGTCGCGGCCGTCGAGTACGCCCCCCAGACCCGACCGGGACGTTTCACGATCCTGGAGCACCTCAACCTGTCCGCAGCCGAGATCAGGGACGCTTACGCCGACTATGCCAAGACCATCCGTAGCTGA
- a CDS encoding phosphocholine cytidylyltransferase family protein has product MIGLVLAAGAGRRLRPYTDTLPKALVPVGPEGDEESITVLDLTLGNFAEVGLTEVAIVVGYRKEAVYARLEALEAKYGVKITLIDNDKAEEWNNAYSLWCAREVLKQGVILANGDTVHPVSVEKTLLAARGNGQKIILALDAVKHLADEEMKVITADGKGVQKITKLMDPATATGEYIGVTLIEAEAAEQLADALKTTFERDPDLYYEDGYQQLVNDGFTIDVAPIGDVKWVEIDNHDDLAKGRTIACQY; this is encoded by the coding sequence ATGATCGGCCTTGTACTCGCTGCCGGTGCCGGACGCCGTCTGCGTCCCTACACCGACACCCTGCCCAAGGCCCTCGTGCCCGTCGGCCCCGAGGGCGACGAGGAGAGCATCACGGTTCTCGACCTGACCCTCGGCAACTTCGCCGAGGTCGGCCTCACCGAGGTCGCCATCGTCGTCGGCTACCGCAAGGAAGCCGTGTACGCGCGCCTGGAGGCCCTGGAGGCCAAGTACGGCGTCAAGATCACGCTGATCGACAACGACAAGGCCGAGGAGTGGAACAACGCCTACTCCCTGTGGTGCGCGCGTGAGGTCCTCAAGCAGGGTGTGATCCTCGCCAACGGCGACACCGTCCACCCGGTCTCCGTCGAGAAGACCCTGCTCGCGGCCCGCGGCAACGGCCAGAAGATCATCCTCGCCCTCGACGCGGTCAAGCACCTGGCCGACGAGGAGATGAAGGTCATCACGGCCGACGGCAAGGGCGTGCAGAAGATCACCAAGCTGATGGACCCGGCCACCGCCACGGGCGAGTACATCGGTGTCACCCTCATCGAGGCCGAGGCCGCCGAGCAGCTGGCCGACGCGCTGAAGACCACCTTCGAGCGCGACCCCGACCTCTACTACGAGGACGGCTACCAGCAGCTCGTCAACGACGGCTTCACCATCGACGTGGCCCCCATCGGCGACGTCAAGTGGGTCGAGATCGACAACCACGACGACCTCGCCAAGGGCCGGACGATCGCATGCCAGTACTGA